One genomic window of Gossypium hirsutum isolate 1008001.06 chromosome D11, Gossypium_hirsutum_v2.1, whole genome shotgun sequence includes the following:
- the LOC107911353 gene encoding uncharacterized protein, whose amino-acid sequence MDSFYFHNVKTEKVKAMRKYNRLRSIAKVFRIFEVLSALLFLAWTAERVPFAVKISGKFVLKLGGIIASPFFVFLICNVIIITLIAKSGIFSVVRNADSKVCEEIIKTADTYSKSVSQEEIVYQDKEIISEVNTSTRKCEDMEPEPEPESDSDFEADNPRVYRRSKSEKLEREKVKKELRRSESEKKCRKIENMDEKLFPEDDLSNEEFQRAIEDFIAKQLRFRREESLSIVLHSQA is encoded by the coding sequence ATGGATTCCTTTTATTTCCATAACGTGAAAACAGAGAAAGTTAAGGCGATGAGGAAATACAATCGTCTTCGAAGCATAGCAAAGGTGTTTCGTATTTTTGAAGTGCTTTCGGCTTTGCTGTTTTTGGCGTGGACTGCCGAGCGCGTGCCTTTTGCCGTCAAAATCTCCGGCAAGTTTGTATTGAAACTCGGCGGCATCATCGCCAGTCCGTTCTTCGTTTTCCTCATCTGTAACGTCATCATCATCACTCTAATTGCTAAGTCCGGTATCTTCTCCGTCGTTCGCAATGCCGATTCCAAAGTCTGCGAGGAAATCATCAAGACCGCAGACACTTACTCCAAATCGGTGTCTCAAGAAGAGATTGTGTATCAAGATAAGGAGATCATCTCTGAAGTGAACACATCTACTCGCAAGTGCGAAGACATGGAACCAGAACCGGAGCCAGAGTCAGACTCTGACTTTGAAGCCGATAATCCGAGAGTGTATAGGAGAAGTAAATCGGAGAAGTTGGAAAGGGAGAAAGTGAAAAAGGAATTACGACGATCGGAGAGCGAGAAGAAGTGCCGAAAAATTGAAAACATGGACGAAAAATTATTTCCTGAAGACGATTTGAGCAATGAAGAGTTTCAACGGGCGATCGAAGACTTTATTGCTAAACAGTTGAGGTTTCGCCGAGAAGAGTCTCTGTCTATTGTTCTTCATAGCCAAGCTTGA